TCAAGGTGATGAACGGCGGGTGGCGAAAGTGGCTGAGCGAGGGTCGTCCTATCACCGACGCGCCGACCAAGGCGCAGCCCGCCGACAAGTTCACGGCTAAAGCCAACGCATCGCTAATCGCCACGGCGGAGCAGATGAAGGCGTCGATAGGGAAAAAGGACTCGGTGATATGGGACGTGCGGAGCCAAGGCGAGTACACAGGGGAGACGACTCGAGGGAATAAACGGTCGGGGCATATCTCCGGCGCGGTGCACCTGGAGTGGCTGGAGACGGTGGATAACAAGACGCATCTGCTGAAACCAGCGGACGAGCTAAGGCGGCTGCTGGAGTCGAAAGGGATAACACGGGACAAGCGCATAACAACGCATTGACAGGCTGGCATCCGTGCGGCGCACGGCGCGTTTGTACTGAAGCTCCTGGGTTACCCCGACGTGAAGGACTACGACGGCTCGTGGGCGGAGTGGGGGAACCGGGAGGATACGCCGATAGAGCGGTAGCCACTCCCTCCTTTCCCCCCGATTGGCATCGGGATCTCATATTGAAGTGAATCAAGGAGTTCGACCTTAAGGGAAAGAGGGTTAGAACACCGTGCGCGAAGCCGATTGGCGTTATTTTATCTTAACTGCCCGCAGCGCTAAAAAAAGGGGAATTTCCGCGCGGGCACGGTTTTCGCCACGGGCGCGGGGGCCGGCCTGGGTGGTCTTGTGGGAGACCCACTCTTCTAGGGCGCTAGTCAGAAGACCGACGGCGGCAAGGCCGTTGACGTAAGAACTCACAGGACGATGGTAAGTCCAGGTGACGGCTTTTTCGGGGGCTTTGAAGGGCCGCATGTCGATGGGGATTTTGAGGGGCGAAAGGTAGTGGTCGACGCGGCGGTACTGGAGCTTACGGGCCTCCTCCCAGCCCCAGGCGCTCTGGCGAGGGATGCGGAAGGCGGGGTGCATGATGACGGCGACGAACTTCCCGCCAGGCTTGAGCACACGCGCCACCTGAGTAAAAACGTCTTCGACCGGGTCCACGTTTTGCAGGCCGAGGACGCAGACGGCGGCGTCGAAGGCCGAGTCCTGGACTTTATCGAGGCAGCGGATGTCATCGACCTGGTAGTCGATGGCGCGGACGGAACGTTGTCGCGCCATACCGATGAGTCGCGAAGACAGGTCAACGCCGGTAACGCTGGCGCCGGCGCGGTGAATGGCGCGGCTGACGACGCCCTGGCCGCAGGCGAGGTCTAGGACTCGCTCTCGGGG
This window of the SAR202 cluster bacterium genome carries:
- a CDS encoding sulfurtransferase, translating into MPAMREAAMTSKSGYVHPEFLVDTAWVAEHMNDRNVRIVDCDVPEQYQRAHIPGSVNQPDHYQKDPANNKVHILGPEGFSKFMRDLGIGNDTLVIGYDNSRGLYAARLWWALNYYGHANVKVMNGGWRKWLSEGRPITDAPTKAQPADKFTAKANASLIATAEQMKASIGKKDSVIWDVRSQGEYTGETTRGNKRSGHISGAVHLEWLETVDNKTHLLKPADELRRLLESKGITRDKRITTH
- a CDS encoding class I SAM-dependent methyltransferase encodes the protein MTSHRPNLPPRPRPGRPAPSHARRPTSSRAHRPRFANPGRPASLQAPKPQDPSWEHVADWYDTLVSDRGTEFHEQVIIPGVLRLLDIKPRERVLDLACGQGVVSRAIHRAGASVTGVDLSSRLIGMARQRSVRAIDYQVDDIRCLDKVQDSAFDAAVCVLGLQNVDPVEDVFTQVARVLKPGGKFVAVIMHPAFRIPRQSAWGWEEARKLQYRRVDHYLSPLKIPIDMRPFKAPEKAVTWTYHRPVSSYVNGLAAVGLLTSALEEWVSHKTTQAGPRARGENRARAEIPLFLALRAVKIK